A window of Acidobacteriota bacterium genomic DNA:
GTCCTGAGCCACCTGGTGCTCTTCAGATCGAAGACCTCCAGCGTGCCGTGGTCCTCGGCTGCCAGGAACAGCCGATTGCCATTGACATCAGCGGCAAAATGATCGAAGTCGCCAGAGTACTTTGGCAAATCAACGCTCGCTACAAGTCTTAGCGGTGTGCTATCACTGGCTGCCGCACACGTTACGCAGAGAACTGCCAACGTTAGCAAAGCTCTCCTCATGTTCTTTCCCCCACGCATTTTGAAGCTTAGTTAGAGAGCATGAGCCGTTCCTGAAGTGAGGATGAAATTTCATTCAGGAAATACGCTCGAACCGAGGGAGAATGTCGCGCTAGCCCAAATGACCATTTTTATGAACGAACTTTCATTTTGAGTTCATGTGCGGTTCATTGCAGCCGCGCCTAATATGGAGCCGAGAATGCGCATTTTGTTGATCGAGGATGAAGTGAAGTTAGCAAGCTTCATCAAGCGAGGCTTGATCGCCGAAAGATATGCAGTTGATGTTGCCAAGGATGGTCGAAGCGGACTGGAGCTCGCGCAAGCGTACCAGTACGACCTTGTACTTCTTGACCTCATGTTGCCCGGCATGGATGGCAGTGAAGTGCTGCGCCGAATCCGGAGGGAGAACTCTTCCGTGCCAGTGCTGATTCTTTCTGCCCGCGACACCGTACAGGACAAGGTTGCGAATATGGAGACCGGCGCCGACGATTACCTCACGAAGCCCTTTGCGTTTGCCGAGCTGTCGGTTCGCATCAAGGCGCTGATGAGACGAGGTCCAGTGAATCGCGCGAGCACTATTCGAGTGAGCGATCTTGAGTTGGACCGGCTCTCGCAGCAAGTCAAGCGCGCCGGACAGCGCATCGATCTTACTTCCAAAGAATACGCGCTCCTTGAGTATCTTATGAGCAATGCCGGACGAGTCCTCTCGCGCAATATGATTATCGAGCACGTGTGGGATGAGAGCTTCGACGGAATAACCAACATCGTCGACGTTTACATCCGGCATCTCCGAAACAAAGTAGATACCGGCCATGATTCCAAACTTCTGCGCACGGTGCGCGGAGTGGGTTACACAATTCGGGAAGGAGCGGAAGGATGAACTTCAATTCCCTCCGTTTACGAATGGCAGCATTGTACGCCGGCGTGCTTGCCGTTTGCCTCGTGATCTTCGGTGCGGCGGTTTATCTGGGGCTGGCACGCTATCTCGATTCCAATCTAAGAAACTCGCTTCGGAGTGATGCTCAATCAATCGGCGAGAAGTTGCTGGTCGATGTGAAACGGAAGGGCGAATCATTCGTCACAGGCGAAATCAACGAAATGGCGCCGGAAATCAGTGGACGATTCATCCGCATTACACGGCGCGACGGAAGCACACTGTACCAATCCCCGGCTCCCATTAATCAAAAGTTCCTTCCATCAAGAATTCCCATTTTGCGAAGCTGGGGCTCTCGTCCGTTTTCGCTTGTGGAGTCGGGAGCCGGCAGCCATCCCGTGCTGATTGAAGCCGTTCCCTTTGTCATACCCAACGGCACTTCCTTTTTGATAGAGGTTGGAGCGTCCTCCCGCGATATTCAGTCAGTCCTGCACGGGCTGATCCTCACCCTACTGTTTGGGATGCCTGTCATTATCGCGGCAGCCATCCTGGGTGGCATCGTGATCATGAAGCGTGCTCTGCGTCCGCTTGACGAGATCACGCACACGACCGAAACAATAACGTCTCGCAATTTCGGCGAGAGGCTGCCCGTAGTTCGAACCGGGGACGAAATAGAGCGCCTCACCACATCACTCAATCGCATGATGGCGCGCCTAGAAGACTCCTTCCGTCACATCAGCCGGTTCTCGGCGGATGTATCACATGAATTGCGTACACCACTCACGATCCTTCGAGGCGAGCTTGAATCACTTACGCAATATGAGCACTTATCACCCACAGCCCTGGAAATCGTCGGCAGCGCACTCGAGGAGATTGCGCGGCTGAGCAAGATCGTGAGCCAGTTATTGGAGATTTCCAGGCTTGAGGCCGGTGATGCGACCAGAGAAGTTACGACTGTGAATCTCGGTGAGCTTGCAACCTCCACGGCAGAGCAAATGCGATTGCTCGCCGACGAAAAGTCGATTCGACTGGAATATCTAGTTTCTTGCGGAGTGATGGTAGTGGGTAACCCATCGCTGCTGAAGCAAGTCGTGGTCAATCTTCTTGACAACGCCATAAAGTACACACCTTCGGGCGGCTCAGTAGAACTCCTAGTTGAGATCCAAGGATCCAAGGCAGTGCTCGAAGTGCGCGACACCGGGATTGGGATCCCAGGCAGCGCGTTGCCGCACATTTGTGAGCGGTTTTATCGAGCAGACAAAGCCAGATCGCGAGACTCGGGAGGTGCGGGCCTCGGACTTTCGATCGTGCAGTCGATCTGCTCGGCACAGGGTGGGGAGTTATCGATTTTCAGTAGTGAAGGAGAGGGCACCCGGGTTCGTATCGAGATGCCCCGGGCTAATGGTAGAGCTCAATCGACCGAGGAAAGCGCGGCAAGAGAATATCTGCATCTGGAGCGCTGAAGTCCACAGTTGAACTGAACGCTACTCCTCTCCTGAGAAGAAGGTTTGCTGAAGAGTCGCCGGCTCATCGAAAACCGGCAATGGAGAGGCAGCGATGTTCACTCGAATTCAAAAGCGTGCGTGTTTCTACTTCGCAGTCGCAGTTTTCGTAAGCTTACTGGCATCCTCACTGCGAGCGCAGACCGTTGGCGCAACAGTATCGGGTACGGTTGCAGATTCGTCCGGTTCAGTGATTCCGAACGCGCAAGTCACGATTCGCAACACTGAAACGGGAAGCGTGACCACAGTCACATCAAGCTCACAAGGGTTTTATGTCGCACCGAATCTTCAGCCGGGCGACTATGAAATACGAATCGCAGCGAGCGGATTTGCGACGACGCAGTCGCGCGTCAAGTTGGAGGTCGGCGCTCAACCTTTACTGAACGTCAGCCTGCAACCCGGCAACGTGACACAAAGTGTCGAAGTAAAGGACTCACCCGCTGATGTTGAGCTGGCATCCTCTCAAATCAGCGAGGTGGTCGACGCGCAGACAGTCCGCGAGCTTCCACTCAACGGACGCGATTGGACCCAGCTCGCAATCTTGCAACCCGGAGTAGCGGCAGTCAGAACAGAGAAAGCCGTAGCCGTCGGAGCCGATCGCGGCAATCGCGGCTATGGCGTGCAGATCACGATCGCTGGCGCTCGACCGCAGCAGAATAACTATCGCCTCGACGGAATCAGCATCAACGATTATTCCAATGGTGCACCTGGTAGCGTCGTAGGTCTCAATTTGGGAGTCGATGCAATCCAGGAATTCTCGGTAGTCACGAGCAATTATTCGGCGGAGTATGGAAGAACTTCGGGTGGCGTGATCAACGCAATTTCCCGGGCTGGCACTAACCAGTTTCACGGCAGTGTCTACGAGTTCTTCCGCAATAGCGCCCTGGATGCTCGCAACTTTTTCGACCGCGCGCAGATTCCTCCCTTCAAGCGGAATCAATTTGGTGCCTCAGCGGGAGGTCCGATTACTAAAGATCGGACTTTCATCTTTGGAGACTATGAAGGACTCCGCCAATCGCTCGGATTTACTTCCATCGGACAAGTGCCTTCTCCAGCTGCGCGAGCGACTGCCAGCCCGGCAACTCAGCCTTATCTAATTTTCTATCCACTGCCGAATGGACCCACGCCTGCAGGTAGCTTGACTGGACAGTACTCACTTGTCGGACAACAGATCACACCTGAAGACTATTTTACTGTTCGTGGGGACCACCGGATCAGCGACAAAGACGCACTGCATGGTTCGTACATGTTCGACAACGGTACGTTTACTCAGCCGGATTCGCTCAACGACATCTTCCTGCGCTCACATACTCGGCGGCAATCTGGTTCAGGTGAAACAACGCATACTTTCAGCCCAACTCTAATCAACACCGTTCGCTTCGGAATAAGTCGCGTGGCCGCAGATATAAACGGTTCAGCCCCAGGACCCGTGGCGGCAGGAAACGATCCCAAACTGGGAGTGGTGCCTGGACAGAACGCGCCCAGTCTCATCACTGCTGGCATCATCACCTTCGGTGGCGGCGTGAACGGGCCATCGGCTTACCATTACGGATGGACATCGATTCAGGCTTATGACGACGCCTTTCTCACCAAAGGCAAGCACTTCCTAAAGTTCGGTTTTGCGTTCGAGCGCATGCGAAACAATATTCTCGCGCTGTCCAATCCTAGCGGGCTGTTCCGCTTCAACTCCGTTGCCACCTTCATGGCAGGGCAGGCCAACGAATTCGACGCGAGCGTTCCCGGCACAACGTCCCCTCGCAATATGCGGCAGAATCTCTTTGCTGGTTATCTGCAGGACGACATTCACCTCGGGCCATATCTAACCTTTAATCTGGGATTGCGCTACGAGATGGCTACGGTTCCCACTGAGGTGAACGGCAAACTCTCGACTCTCCGAAGTCTGACCGACGCACAACCGCACTTGGGCGATCCCTATTTCTCCAATCCGACGACGAAAAACTTCGAGCCTAAGATTGGCTTTGCTTGGGATCCTTTCCATACTGGAACAACCTCAATACGCGGAGCCTTTGGTTTCTTCGACAGCTTGCCCCTCCCCTATCAATTTGAGCTACTCTCATCCTTGGCGGCGCCCTTCCTGGAGTTGGGTAGCGCAGTCCCGCTCCCTCCTGGGGCTTTTCCCAACGGATCGTTTTCACTCATTTCCGCGTCGCCTAGTGCCTTGCGGCAGACCTATATCCAGCCGAATCCCAGCCGCAATTACGTTATGCAATGGAATCTCTTCCTCGAGAGGCAGATAGTGAAAAACCTCACCGTAACAGCTGGGTACGTCGGCACGCGCGGAATTCATCAGCCGTTTCGCTCAGACGATGTGAACACGGTGCTGCCAACCGCTACACCGCAGGGACTACTCTGGCCAACGCCGCGAAATAGCGGAACGAAACTAAATCCTAATGTGGGACAGATCGCAGCACTCGCGTGGACTGGACATTCCTACTACGATGGACTTCAGTTGCAGGTTGTAAAGAGAATGAGTCATGGACTCCAGAGTCAAAGTTCGTTCACCTACAGCAAGGCCATCGATGACGGTTCTGCAAGTCTTGCGGGAGACCCATTCGCAAATTCCATTTCTGGGCTCTTCTTCTTCGACGAACGATCGCGACGCGGTCCTGCAGATTTCAACATCGGAAAGAACTTTGTTCAGAATCTGATCTGGATTGCCCCTGCGGTACAGTCGTTGCACGGTCCACTTGCCTGGGCTGCCAATGGTTGGGAGCTCGGTGGAATTTTTCAGGCTAGCGACGGACTTCCGTTTACACCGTTGGTAGGCGGCGACCCACTTGGGCTCAAGAACACTGCCCCATACGACGTTCCCGACCGAGTCCCAGGATGCGGTTCGCCAACGCGGCTGCAATACAACATTCCGGCTCAAGGTCAGGTCCAATACATCAACTTGAGCTGCTTCGCCTCCCCTAACCCACTCACAAGACTTGGGAACGTTACGCGCAATTCGCTCACCGGTCCAGGGCTGAAGAACCTTGATTTGTCGATTTTCAAGAACAACAAGATTCCCGCAATTTCAGAGGCGTTCAACGTCCAATTCAGAGCGGAGTTCTTCAACATCCTAAATTTCACGAATTTTGCTCCGCCCAGTTCGGGAAAGACATTATTCCCTGTGACCGGAGGAACAACACCGATCACTGGTGCAGGTTTGGTCACTTCAACTCAGACCGCCTCGCGCCAGATTCAGGTTGCGCTGAAGATCAGCTGGTGAGCGGCTATTTTGAAGCGATGCACAGGCATGAAGCAGCGGCTCTGGGAGTCTCGTTTGTGTAGGAGTGGAATTGCGGGATAGGTAACCACCCCAAGGCGCAAATGCTGGGGCGGGAGGTTGTTCCGATTATCCAAATTGAACTGAGGAAATTTATGACATTAGCAAGAGCAATTGTTTGGGCGTCACTCTTGGTTCTGTCCTTTGAGGTGCTGGCCCAGGACCAAACAAAACCCGATTCTCAGCCACCGAAAATCTACGCCCAGAGACTCGTGAACGACACCTTAGCCAAGCACAAGGAAGTTGTGATCATGGCCTTCCATGTCACGCCACCCAATCAATCGAAAAATGTAATCATCGCCTCGAATATTGGCCGGATCGGCAAGAAAGCCGACGAAGACGATATGCGAGTGATCGATACCGGCGTGAGCAATCTGGAAGTAAACAAAACTGGAAATCACTTCGAAGATGAACTTCCGCTGCTTGATGAGGCTGGCAAGAGAATCGGTGCCGTAGGAATTGTATTCAATTACAGACCCGGCCTCGATAAGAAGAAGCTCGCTAAGCAAGCGGAAAAAATCCGCGATGAAATGGCGAGGCAGATTCCATCGAAAGAACAATTATTCCAAGAAACAAAAGACTAGTTCTTAGCACAAGAGCGCATTCGGCACTTATTCATTCCGAAGCTTAGGATCCCGACATGCTTTGGAAAACGAACTCGAAGTCTTGAGTTCATTATCGCCAGAGCAATTGGGTTCATGGTTGAGTGGATTTGCTCAGATTCGCGTTTCAGGCGAACTAGAGCGTTCGGACTGGGTGAATGCGCCCTCCCAATTTGTCGAACAACTCTCGGCACACCTTTGGACGACACATCAGCTCGACAGCTTTCGAAGCGCGGCCATGGCATATGCGGATCGTCTCCGCGCGGCAGCTCCTCCGCAGCCTCCGCCAATTCCACGGCTCGGAATCACTATTATTGGAAAGGGAATGTCTTCCTATGATGCGCCGTTATTTCGAAAACTCCGAGGCCAAGGCGCTTACTTCAATCGTGTCAATCCGGAGAATGGCCTGAGGACACTCCTCGATGCAGTTGCGGCAAGGGCGAAAGCCCATCGCGTTGCTTTCGCGCACTGGTATATCGACGGTGGCAAAGCGGATGACCACGACAGTGCGCTGACCTGTGTCTCTTATGAATCATTGGAGCCGGCACGGAATGCTCTGTTGCGAAAGATGCGGTCTGAAATAGATCGTCCCGGAATGGGACCCGAAGCGCTTCGGACCATTCTTGCCCGCATGCGACCGGCTGACATCGGACTGGGTAACTCTGGAAACGCGATCCTCGATCGCTTTCAGCTAAAACTGCTGACAGAAGGTTCC
This region includes:
- a CDS encoding DNA-binding response regulator; amino-acid sequence: MRILLIEDEVKLASFIKRGLIAERYAVDVAKDGRSGLELAQAYQYDLVLLDLMLPGMDGSEVLRRIRRENSSVPVLILSARDTVQDKVANMETGADDYLTKPFAFAELSVRIKALMRRGPVNRASTIRVSDLELDRLSQQVKRAGQRIDLTSKEYALLEYLMSNAGRVLSRNMIIEHVWDESFDGITNIVDVYIRHLRNKVDTGHDSKLLRTVRGVGYTIREGAEG